The genomic DNA CTGGTCAACTTGTTAGATTCATCAAGTTTTTGTATCATCACCATtaacatatatatattataaaatAACTATTTTCTTGAAGGAGGGAGCTCTTTTTTAACTAATTACTAAAAGAGCTCGTATTGGTATATAAAAAGATACCGTCCCCATCCACTCTGCTCGCGCCTCCAACCAGGCCATCAGTCTGTCGACACTTTGTGCATATCAGTTGAGTACACAGTGCATCCAACAGTAGATAGGTCACAAGGCTGGATGAAATCGATCCTGGACGCTGGGACTGATGGTTCCAGAATTGAATGAGGGAGCAAGGGGAAAGGAAAACCACAGTGACCAGATTTTCTGGATCAAGGGTTTCTACCATTGGAACCGTGCACATTAAATTCTGGCATACTGAAAATAAGCAGTATGCCACAAGTAACTCAAGTAGCAGAGTATATGGAATATATAGATATTTAGCTTCACCAATAGAGCATTACAAATGAGCCAATGACAGCGGGAAAGTGTGGATGCAAAACTATTTATTCTAACAAATATGACTGCTCTGATCGAGGAGCCAATATGGTTTTGTTCATATATATGTCGTCAGACACAAGGAGCTATTGCTTTCATATAGTAAGTTCATGTTGAAGTAGAGCTTCCCAGTATAGTCTCAAGTAGCCTTGGCACTGGGGGCATGCCAAGGTCTACTAGACCCTCAAGAACCTGAACCACATTACCCATTGTTGGACGATCAAATTCATTGTCTTGAATGCACCAACATGCAACTTTGCAAGCTCTTTCAACCTCCTCTGTGTTTATCTCACCAAGTAATTGGTGATCGATTAAGCTACCAAAGTCCTCCTCATGAACCTTCCGTGCAGCTTTTAGAGGAAAATAAACAGCATGATCACCACTAGTTTCACATTCTTCGGATTTGTTCCTCCTTCCTGATACAATTTCTAATAGTAACATTCCATAGCTATAAACGTCAACCTTTTGTGTGATAGGGACCCCACTAATCCATTCTGGTGCGAGATACCCGATAGTTCCTCTCATCGTAGTAAGAACGCGACTGAAGTCTCTCCCTAAAAGTTTTGCCATCCCAAAGTCTGCAATCTTAGGAACAAATGATGTATCAAGAAGTATATTTTCTGGCTTAACATCACAATGTATGATGCATTCACGACAACTCTCGTGTAAGTAGGACAACCCTTTTGCAATCCCTATGGCAATTTGGTACCTTGTGCCCCAATTTAGTATAGTACCGTTGCTTCGAAACAAATGAACATCAAGAGAGCGATTCTGCATATACTCATAAACAATAATCCTTCTATCACCTTCCGAACAGAAACCAATCAATTTTACTAAATTAACATGTTGAATCATTCCAATTGTACTGACCTCAGCTCTGAATTGCTTTTCTCCTTGGCATGCACTAGTAAGAGTTTTTACCGCTATGCCAGTTGAGTCACTTAGAATCCCCTTGAACACATTAccaaaaccacctccaccaaGCTTCTCCGAGAAACTTTTGGTTGCACGCTGCAAATCAACATATGTAAAAGCTAAAACACCACCACTACCTTTGATGCCGTTTGAATCATTGCACGACTTGCGCTTCTTCCTCTGAATAACTAGTAACAGCACAACAACAAACAAAACCAGAGCAGAAACACTTGCACCAATGAGAATACCAATGACCATTCGCCTTCTCCCACTATTTCCCCAACTTTGCACCTCTTCAGCAGCAAGGCGTAGGTAAAGGATCTCTCCGTTAGTATCTGTTGTACCATTATGCTGCTTTACATTAAGAAGTTCACCTTTCCATATCGAGCAGCCGCCTGTACTGTATGAATATGCTGTGCAAGAACAATTACTTAGACAAACATTCATACATTCCTGTGCACTTGCAACAGCTTCCATGGCATGAGCATTGTCAGGCAATCTGTTGACACTAGGTATGGTAAAGAATTGGTCAGTCAACTCTTTTGTGGTTTTGTTCCTACTGCATTCTAGTTGAGTATTTCTCATGCAGCCACCCCTCTTGTAATCTAGGTTCCAGTCCTTGGGCGACTTCACAGAGAACCCTGCCATGCAGGTGCACAATAGTGGAAGTGTGTTATCATTGCAGATTGTGAAAGGTCCACATACAGCAAAAACATCACATGAACCCTTGGGTTGGGTGTAGAGTGTTTCCAAATCTTGCAAGGCATTGACCCAAATAAGCATCTTGGTCAGGCCATTGGAGTCAAGTAGGATGAATGCGGTCACTGCCTCATCGAACGTGTTGACAGTCCAATATTCTTCTTCACGGGTGTCGATGAATTTGACAAAGGCAAAAAAATTGGCAGACATTTCAGGGACCGAGGAGAAATACTTTCCATTCCATTCGCCCGTGGAGAAATACACTGTAGATGTGTTGCAAAGCTTATCAACTATTTGCTTGGAACCACCCGGGTCATGCTCCATGCAGTATGAGCCCGAGGCTGGGTCTACTAGGTTCTTCTTTGACACAACCCTATACTTCATACCAGTGACCTTGTTGTGGCCAATCTTCCCGCCTGGGAGGACAACATCTGTTGGGTGGTCAAAGCTCTGCCATAAAACTCTGGTGGCTTCCGAGGCATCTTGTATGACAAGGTTTCCGTTATCGGAGAGCACAGCAGTGATGTTGCTACTGGATTTTGTTCTACTAAAAATCTTGGTGGACCAGATTTCCGACTTTGTTACATGGTTCACGATGACTAGATTGCCATCTGCTGTGAATGTGAGCTTTGACATGTTGAGGGAGGGCTCTGGTATTGGCATATCTCTATTGGCAACCCACACATCTATGAACTTGGGGATCTTGTTGAACCATATGCCTAGGTACCAGTTGGGCAAAGTGGTGTTCCCAGATGACTTACTGGAGCCTGTTTGGAAGAAGCCGAGCGCGAACTTGCCGTTGGTGGAGACCAGCCGCTCGCTACTGTTGAGCGCTCTGCCTGATGCCAGAGTGCT from Panicum virgatum strain AP13 chromosome 7N, P.virgatum_v5, whole genome shotgun sequence includes the following:
- the LOC120683875 gene encoding G-type lectin S-receptor-like serine/threonine-protein kinase At2g19130, yielding MHQRIHPSIVDSSSATLLSDPIPQVAMFRPCLILFWLLLCLGLISYHSCAAATGSTLASGRALNSSERLVSTNGKFALGFFQTGSSKSSGNTTLPNWYLGIWFNKIPKFIDVWVANRDMPIPEPSLNMSKLTFTADGNLVIVNHVTKSEIWSTKIFSRTKSSSNITAVLSDNGNLVIQDASEATRVLWQSFDHPTDVVLPGGKIGHNKVTGMKYRVVSKKNLVDPASGSYCMEHDPGGSKQIVDKLCNTSTVYFSTGEWNGKYFSSVPEMSANFFAFVKFIDTREEEYWTVNTFDEAVTAFILLDSNGLTKMLIWVNALQDLETLYTQPKGSCDVFAVCGPFTICNDNTLPLLCTCMAGFSVKSPKDWNLDYKRGGCMRNTQLECSRNKTTKELTDQFFTIPSVNRLPDNAHAMEAVASAQECMNVCLSNCSCTAYSYSTGGCSIWKGELLNVKQHNGTTDTNGEILYLRLAAEEVQSWGNSGRRRMVIGILIGASVSALVLFVVVLLLVIQRKKRKSCNDSNGIKGSGGVLAFTYVDLQRATKSFSEKLGGGGFGNVFKGILSDSTGIAVKTLTSACQGEKQFRAEVSTIGMIQHVNLVKLIGFCSEGDRRIIVYEYMQNRSLDVHLFRSNGTILNWGTRYQIAIGIAKGLSYLHESCRECIIHCDVKPENILLDTSFVPKIADFGMAKLLGRDFSRVLTTMRGTIGYLAPEWISGVPITQKVDVYSYGMLLLEIVSGRRNKSEECETSGDHAVYFPLKAARKVHEEDFGSLIDHQLLGEINTEEVERACKVACWCIQDNEFDRPTMGNVVQVLEGLVDLGMPPVPRLLETILGSSTST